The following DNA comes from Bacillota bacterium.
GTGGGACGCGTCCGCGACTTCGAGCGCGCGCTGGCGCGACCCGGGCCGGGCTGGCTCCTCCTGCTCTGCAGCCCGGCCGGCGGGGAGTCTGGCCTGGACGCCCTCCTGGAAGAGGAGCGGCGGCTTCAGGAAGCCTGCCGGGCCGCGGTGGCCGAGGGGCTGGCGGTCGCGGCCCACGTGGGCCGCGCGGGCCTGGCCGCCACGCTCGCAAGCTGGCTGCCCGGGGGGCTCGGGCTCGAGGAGCCGCCGGAGTCCGCCGCGGGCGGGGAGGGTGCGGCGTCGGTCTGGGAGCCGGGCCGCTTCCTCCTGGCGGTGGCGCCGGAGCGGACGGCCGAGATGGAGGCGCGGGCGCGCCGGCACGGTCTGCGACTCGAGCCGCTGGGTCGGCTGGTCGAGGGGGTGGGCGGATGGCCGAACTGAGCGGCGCCCCGCGCGAGGCCTGCGGCATCTTCGCCGTCTGGAACCACCCCGATCCGGTGCCGCTGGTCCGGCGCGGCCTGGTGGCGCTCCAGCACCGCGGGCAGGAGTCGGCCGGCATCGCCGTCCGCACACCCGGAGGGGAGCTGGCCGTCGAACGGGGGATGGGGACGGTGGACGAGGCGCTCCCGCCCGAGCGGCTGGCGCGGCTGCGGGGTCTCGGGCCGGACGCCGCGCTCGGCCACGTCCGCTACTCCACCAGCGGCGCCAGCCGCCTGGAGAACGCCCAGCCCTTCCTCGTCCGGCTCCGGCAGGGGCCGGCGGCGCTGGCGCACAACGGCGAGCTGGTCAACGCCGGGCGGCTCCGGCGGGCGCTGGAGCAGCGCGGTTCCATCTTCCAGAGCGAGAGCGACAGCGAGGTGATCGCCCACCTGGTGGCGGCCCGGCCGGAGCCGGATCTGGGCGAGGCCTTCCTCGAGGCCCTCCACATCCTCCAGGGCGCCTTCGCCCTCGCCCTCCTGGGTCCCTCGGCGCTCTGGGCGGTGCGCGACCCGTACGGCATCCGCCCGCTCACCCTGGGCCGGCTGGGACAGGCCTGGGTGGTCGCCTCGGAGAGCTGCGCCCTGGACGCGGTGGGGGCGGAGCCGCTGGGTGACGTGGAGCCGGGCGAGGCGGCGGTGATCGGGCCGGCCGGCCTCCGGCGGCGGCGCTACGCCCGCCCCCAGGAAGGCGACCGGCAGGCGCTCTGCCTCTTCGAGCTGATCTACCTCGCCCGGCCGGACACCCTGCTGGCCGGCGGCGACGTGCACAGCTTCCGCAAGCGGAGCGGCCGGGCGCTGGCCCGCGAGGCGCCGGCGGCGGCCGACGTGGTGATCGGCGTCCCCGACTCCAGCCTCTCCGCCGCCTCGGGCTACGCCGAGGCGCTCGGCCTTCCCTACGAGATGGGGTTGGTGCGGAACCGGTACGTGGGGAGGACCTTCATCGAGCCGGAGGAGGCGGACCGCGGCGACCGGGTCCGTCTCAAGCTGAACGTGGTCCGCCCGGTGGTGGCCGGCCGCCGGGTGGTGCTGGTGGACGACTCGCTGGTGCGGGGGACCACCGCCCGCCGGATCGTCGACCTGCTCCGCGCGGCGGGCGCCGCGGAGGTCCACCTGCGCATCGCCTCCGCGCCCTTCCGCTTCCCCTGCCGGTACGGCATCGACGCCTCCAAGCGGGGCGAGCTCTTCGCCGCCAGCCGGACGGTGGCGGAGATGCGCGCGGAGCTGGGGGTGGAGAGCCTCGCCTTCCTCAGCCTGGAGGGGCTGCTGGAGGCCGCCGGCGAGAGGCCTGGCCGGGCCGCCCGCTTCTGCACCGCCTGCTTCCGGGGCGACTACCCGGTGCCGCTGCCGGACGACGGAGAGGAGCGGCCCCCGGCGCTGCCCCTCCCCCCCTCCCCCCTGGAGGAAGCGATCGGATGAGCGACGCGACGCAGCGCCCCCCGCGCCCGGTCCCCCTCACCTACGCGGCGGCGGGGGTCCACCTGGAGGACGCCGAAGAGCTGGTCCGGCGCATCGCGCCGCTGGCGCGGGCGACGCAGCGGCCCGAGGTGGTGGCGGGGGTGGGCGGCTTCGCCGGCCTCTCCCGCCTGCCCGGTGGGTACCGCAGGCCGCTCCTGGTGGCAGGCGCCGACGGGGTCGGCTCCAAACTCCTCCTGGCCGCCGCCCTGGACCGGCACGAGGGCGCGGGCGTCGACTGCGTGGCCATGAACGTCAACGACATCCTGACGGTGGGTGCCGAGCCGCTCTTCTTCCTCGACTACCTGGCGGCGCACCGCCTGGAGCCCGCCTTCGTGGCCCGCGTGGTGGCGGGCGTGGCCGAGGGTTGCCGGCAGGCGGGGTGCGCGCTCCTGGGCGGCGAGTCGGCCGAGATGCCCGACCTCTACCCGCCCGGCCGCTACGACCTGGCCGGCTTCGCCGTGGGGGTGGTGGAGGAGGAACGCCGGCTCGGGCCGGAGCGCGTCCGGCCGGGCGACCGGCTGCTGGGGCTGGCCAGCTCCGGCCTCCACGCCAACGGCTACGCCCTCGCCAGGAAGGCGCTGCTGGAACGGGGCGGCCTGCGCCTCGACCGGCCGCTCCCGGGAACGGGGCCGACCGCCCCCGCCCTGGGCGACCTGCTGCTGGAGCCCACCCGCATCTACGTGCGACCGGTCCTCGATCTCCTCCGGGCTGCGGGCGAGGCGGTCCACGCGGCCGCCCACGTGACCGGCGGGGGGCTGGAGGCCAACCTCCGGCGCGTCCTGCCCGCCGGCCTCCGCCCCGAGATCGAGCGCAGCTGGCCCGAGCCGCCCCTCTTCCGCGCCATCCGCGAGGCGGGCGAGGTGGCGCAGGCGGAGATGGAGCGCGTCTTCAACCTGGGCGTCGGCTTCGTCCTGGTGGTGGCCGCCGGCGCCGAGGAGGAGGCGGCCCGCCGCCTGCGGGCCGCGGGGCAGGAAGTCTGGCCGGCCGGGCGGGTGGTCCGGGCATGAGCAGCCGGGGCGGGCTCCTCTTCGACGGCTCCCGCCCCGCCGGGCGCTCTCCGGGCAGCCCGGTGCCGCTGGGCTTCCTGGTCTCGGGCCGGGGCTCCAACCTGGAGGCGATCCTGGCGGCGGTGGAGCGGGGCGAGTTGCCGGCCGAACCACGGCTCGTCCTCTCCGACAGGGCGGGCGTCCGGGCGCTGGAGGTGGCGCGGGCGCACGGGGTTCCGGCGCAGGTGCTGGAGCGGAGGGAGTTCCCGGACCGGGAGGCGTACGAGCGGGCGCTGGCCGGACGCTTCCTCGAGCGGGGGGTGGAGCTCTGCGCCATGGCCGGCTTCCTGCGGCTGGTCGGAACCGCCTTTCTCGAGGCGCTGGGCGGGCGGGTGACGAACGTCCACCCCTCCCTGCTCCCGGCCTTTCCCGGCCTGGAGGCGCAGCGCCAGGCGCTGGAGTACGGGGTGCGGGTGGCGGGCTGCACCGTCCACTTCGTGGACGAGGAGATGGACCACGGGCCCATCATCCTCCAGGCCGCGGTGCCGGTGCTGGACGAGGACACCCCCGAGAGCCTGGCCGACCGGATCCTGCGCGAGGAACACCGGATCTACCCGGAGGCGATCCGGCTCTACGCGCTCGACCGGCTGCGCATCCGCGGCCGGCGCGTCCTGCAGCTCCCCGAAACGTGACGGCGAGGTGAGAAGCTTCATGCGGATCCGTCGGGCACTTCTGAGCGTCAGCGAGAAGATCGGCATCGTCGAGCTGGGACGGGGCCTGGTCGAGCTGGGCGTCCGGCTCCTCTCCACGGGCGGGACGGCCCGTGCCCTGGAGGCGGCGGGCGTGCCGGTGACGCCGGTGGAGGAGGTGACCGGCTGGGGGGAGATGCTCGCCGGCCGCGTCAAGACGCTCCACCCCGCCATCCACGCCGCCATCCTGGCGCGGCGGGAGGAGGCGGGCGACCTGGAGGAGATCCGCCGCGCGGGGATCGAGCCCATCGACCTGGTGGCGGTCAACCTCTACCCCTTCCTGGAGCAGCCGTCGCTGGAGCAGATCGACATCGGCGGCCCCACGCTGCTCCGGGCCGCCGCCAAGAACTGGCCCTCGGTGGTCGTCCTCTCCGACCCCGCCCAGTACGGGCCGGTGCTGGAGGCGCTGCGCGAGGCGGGCGACCTCGGGCCCGGGGAGCGGCGCCGCCTGGCGGCCGCCGCCTTCCGCCACGTGGCCGTCTACGACGCCGCGGTGGCGGGCTGGCTGGAGCCGCCGGGGCCGGCCGGCGAGGGCGAGCTGCCCGCGGAGCTCCCCTTCGGCCTCCGGAAGCTGGCCGATCTCCGCTACGGCGAGAATCCGCACCAGCGGGCGGCCGTCTATGCCGAGGCGCGGCCCCGGGGCCCGGCGCGTCCCACCGCGCTGGCGGAGGCGGTGCCCCTGCAGGGGAAGCCCCTCTCCTACAACAACCTGCAGGACGCGCAGGCCGCCTGGCGGCTGGTGCGCGAGTTCGACGCCAGCGGGCGGCCGGCGGCGGCGGCCGTCAAACACGCCACCCCCTGCGGCGTCGCCCTGGGGGAGACGCTGGCGCAGGCCTTCGCCCGTGCCCGCGACGCCGATCCGGTCTCCATCTTCGGCGGCGTCGTGGCCCTCAACCGGCCGGTGGACGCGGCCACGGCCGCCGATCTGGGCGACCTCTTCCTGGAGGTGGTGGCGGCGCCCGGCTTCGAGCCGGAGGCTCTGGAGCGGTTGAAGCGGAGGCGGAACCTGCGCCTGCTCGCCCTCGACCCGGAGGCGCCCGTCGCCGCCCCCCTGGAGCTGCGCCCCATCGCAGGCGGCGCCCTCCTCCAGGAGGCCGACCTCCAGCCTGTGGATCCCACCACCTGGCGCCCGGTGGCCGGGGACCCGCTTCCTCCCGGCTCCCCGCTCCTCGCCGACCTGGAGTTCGCCTGGCGCGTGGTCCGCCACGCCCGCTCCAACGCCATCGTCGTGGCCCGGGACGGACGCACGCTGGGCATCGGTGCCGGCCAGGTCAACCGCATCGACGCCGCCCGCCAGGCGCTGGAGCGGGCGGGTGAGGCCGCCCGCGGCGCCGTCCTCGCCTCCGACGGCTTCTTCCCCTTCGGGGACGTGGCCGAGGCGGCGGCCGAGGCGGGAATCGCCGCCATCGTCGAGCCCGGCGGCTCGATCCGCGACGAGGAGACGATCCGCACCTGCCGGGAGGCGGGCATCGCCCTCTATTTCACCGGCGTCCGCCACTTCCGTCACTGAACGGACCGGCGGCGAGGAGGAAGCGCCCTTGGAAGCGACCCCGCCCCCTGCGGGGGCGGCGAGAGGAACGGGTTCGGGGCGGCGGCGCCCGGCGCGGATCCTGATCCTGGGTTCCGGCGCCCGCGAGCACGCGCTCGCCTGGTGGCTCCTTCGCGACCCGGGCGGACCGGCCGTGGCGGTCCTGCCGGGGAACGACGGCCTGCGCGCGGCAGGCGTGGCCACCCTGCCCGGCCCGGCCGAGGAGCCGGAGCAGGTGGTGGCCGTCGCGCGCGACTGGCGGGCGGAGCTGGTGGTGGTCGGCCCCGAGGCGCCCCTGGCCGCCGGTGTGGCCGAC
Coding sequences within:
- the purM gene encoding phosphoribosylformylglycinamidine cyclo-ligase; amino-acid sequence: MSDATQRPPRPVPLTYAAAGVHLEDAEELVRRIAPLARATQRPEVVAGVGGFAGLSRLPGGYRRPLLVAGADGVGSKLLLAAALDRHEGAGVDCVAMNVNDILTVGAEPLFFLDYLAAHRLEPAFVARVVAGVAEGCRQAGCALLGGESAEMPDLYPPGRYDLAGFAVGVVEEERRLGPERVRPGDRLLGLASSGLHANGYALARKALLERGGLRLDRPLPGTGPTAPALGDLLLEPTRIYVRPVLDLLRAAGEAVHAAAHVTGGGLEANLRRVLPAGLRPEIERSWPEPPLFRAIREAGEVAQAEMERVFNLGVGFVLVVAAGAEEEAARRLRAAGQEVWPAGRVVRA
- the purN gene encoding phosphoribosylglycinamide formyltransferase yields the protein MSSRGGLLFDGSRPAGRSPGSPVPLGFLVSGRGSNLEAILAAVERGELPAEPRLVLSDRAGVRALEVARAHGVPAQVLERREFPDREAYERALAGRFLERGVELCAMAGFLRLVGTAFLEALGGRVTNVHPSLLPAFPGLEAQRQALEYGVRVAGCTVHFVDEEMDHGPIILQAAVPVLDEDTPESLADRILREEHRIYPEAIRLYALDRLRIRGRRVLQLPET
- the purH gene encoding bifunctional phosphoribosylaminoimidazolecarboxamide formyltransferase/IMP cyclohydrolase; translation: MRIRRALLSVSEKIGIVELGRGLVELGVRLLSTGGTARALEAAGVPVTPVEEVTGWGEMLAGRVKTLHPAIHAAILARREEAGDLEEIRRAGIEPIDLVAVNLYPFLEQPSLEQIDIGGPTLLRAAAKNWPSVVVLSDPAQYGPVLEALREAGDLGPGERRRLAAAAFRHVAVYDAAVAGWLEPPGPAGEGELPAELPFGLRKLADLRYGENPHQRAAVYAEARPRGPARPTALAEAVPLQGKPLSYNNLQDAQAAWRLVREFDASGRPAAAAVKHATPCGVALGETLAQAFARARDADPVSIFGGVVALNRPVDAATAADLGDLFLEVVAAPGFEPEALERLKRRRNLRLLALDPEAPVAAPLELRPIAGGALLQEADLQPVDPTTWRPVAGDPLPPGSPLLADLEFAWRVVRHARSNAIVVARDGRTLGIGAGQVNRIDAARQALERAGEAARGAVLASDGFFPFGDVAEAAAEAGIAAIVEPGGSIRDEETIRTCREAGIALYFTGVRHFRH
- the purF gene encoding amidophosphoribosyltransferase; this encodes MAELSGAPREACGIFAVWNHPDPVPLVRRGLVALQHRGQESAGIAVRTPGGELAVERGMGTVDEALPPERLARLRGLGPDAALGHVRYSTSGASRLENAQPFLVRLRQGPAALAHNGELVNAGRLRRALEQRGSIFQSESDSEVIAHLVAARPEPDLGEAFLEALHILQGAFALALLGPSALWAVRDPYGIRPLTLGRLGQAWVVASESCALDAVGAEPLGDVEPGEAAVIGPAGLRRRRYARPQEGDRQALCLFELIYLARPDTLLAGGDVHSFRKRSGRALAREAPAAADVVIGVPDSSLSAASGYAEALGLPYEMGLVRNRYVGRTFIEPEEADRGDRVRLKLNVVRPVVAGRRVVLVDDSLVRGTTARRIVDLLRAAGAAEVHLRIASAPFRFPCRYGIDASKRGELFAASRTVAEMRAELGVESLAFLSLEGLLEAAGERPGRAARFCTACFRGDYPVPLPDDGEERPPALPLPPSPLEEAIG